The proteins below come from a single Nocardiopsis gilva YIM 90087 genomic window:
- a CDS encoding iron-siderophore ABC transporter substrate-binding protein gives MPTTSTRTRLHDRTAKLPVIAAAAAATALIATGCGTGADSLDDASADGDWTPVTIEHAFGSTEIDKEPERIVTVGWSDEATLLELGIVPVGMAESTYGDEDGYLPWDLEKIEELGADKPELFPTDDGISAEQVANFAPDLILGVQSGMQESEYEQLSEIAPTIPYLDQPWTTEWQEQTLTIGEAVGRKDEAQEIVDATNDYVADLTADHPEFADTTFAIGSPMPDSNSLAFYTEGDGRFELMRQLGFTPAGFHDSALSVDDGQFYGLLSLEDADSIDADVLVMWFNTEEERRDLDDNKVFQKVDAVADGGYAPFDSARLSMAISTPNPLSLRWAMDDIIPQLSKAAKGEA, from the coding sequence ATGCCAACGACGTCCACCCGGACCCGCCTGCACGACCGCACCGCGAAGCTCCCGGTCATCGCCGCCGCGGCGGCCGCCACCGCCCTGATCGCCACCGGGTGCGGAACTGGCGCCGACTCGTTGGACGACGCCTCGGCCGACGGCGACTGGACACCGGTGACCATCGAGCACGCCTTCGGGTCGACCGAGATCGACAAGGAGCCCGAGCGGATCGTCACCGTCGGGTGGTCGGACGAGGCCACGCTGCTGGAACTCGGCATCGTCCCCGTCGGCATGGCCGAATCGACGTACGGCGACGAGGACGGCTACCTCCCCTGGGACCTGGAGAAGATCGAGGAGCTGGGCGCCGACAAGCCCGAGCTGTTCCCCACCGACGACGGCATCTCCGCCGAGCAGGTCGCCAACTTCGCCCCCGACCTGATCCTCGGTGTGCAGTCGGGCATGCAGGAGAGCGAGTACGAGCAGCTCTCCGAGATCGCGCCGACCATCCCCTACCTCGACCAACCGTGGACGACCGAGTGGCAGGAGCAGACGCTCACCATCGGCGAAGCGGTCGGGCGGAAGGACGAGGCCCAGGAGATCGTCGACGCGACCAACGACTACGTCGCGGACCTGACCGCCGACCATCCGGAGTTCGCCGACACCACGTTCGCCATCGGGTCTCCCATGCCCGACAGCAACAGCCTGGCGTTCTACACCGAGGGCGACGGACGCTTCGAGCTGATGCGGCAGCTCGGCTTCACCCCGGCGGGCTTCCACGACTCCGCCCTGTCGGTGGACGACGGCCAGTTCTACGGCCTGTTGAGCCTGGAGGACGCCGACAGTATCGACGCCGATGTCCTGGTGATGTGGTTCAACACCGAGGAGGAGCGGCGCGACCTGGACGACAACAAGGTCTTCCAGAAGGTCGACGCGGTCGCCGACGGCGGCTACGCCCCCTTCGACTCCGCCCGGCTCAGCATGGCGATCTCCACGCCCAACCCGCTGAGCCTGCGCTGGGCCATGGACGACATCATCCCCCAGCTGTCGAAGGCTGCCAAGGGCGAAGCCTGA